A stretch of DNA from Methylobacterium sp. CB376:
GATCCACGTGGCATTGAGATTTACGGTGAGGCGCTGCGTAACGGCATGACAGTGCACGCGCTGTTGGCGGAGTTCGTGGGGATGCTGCAGCGCGCAGATGCCAGCCCTCCGTCCAACGCTGCTCGCGACACTGCCTTGGAGGTTTGCACCATGGCGCGCGAGATGATGATCGCCAGGCTTGTATCACAGGGATGCAATTTGCAGCTGGGAGCATCAGTTCAAGCTGGAGGTGATCTCGCGAAACTTGGCCGAAAAACAGCCAATGCGCTCCTCTCACTGCAGATGCTTGCGTGACGGGACGGTGCGACCGGATCAGCGCGACTATCCGGAACCGGATGGTCGAGACGGGGCGACCCGGCCTCACCTTCGCCTCGGGCGGGTTCGATCCAGGGCTGGATCTGGCTCTCCTGATCCTGAAGCCTGTGGAAGGATCGTCGAGGAACAGCACCACCGCGTGTCGCGGCGGGTCCATGGAGGGCCCGACAATGTCATCGACTGGCGCGGCGAAGTCAGGGTCGGTGGAGCGCGTGAAGCTGCGCGCACGATGCGGGTTCAGCTGCGCCCGTCCCAGACGCGCCGGACGGAGCGGAACGAGATCCCGACCGCGTCAGCCACGCTGCGGCCTGTACCCTCGCGTGACCTCTGCGGGCGGTCCAGAGCAGGTCAGCGCCAGCACTTTGGCGAGGGGTCCGCGGGGCCGAGGTGGCTTGCCGGGCGGGCGGGTTCTCGTCGCGCAAGTGGCCGAGGCCGCCGATCGCGTCGCTCACGCGAACCCTTCGGGCCGGTCAGGGTTGTACGGCGGGCAGGAGCCGGGGCAGCCGGCCGCAGGGTCACCGGCCGAGCTCGACGACGCGCCTGGCGCGGAACCCTGAGTAGCACAACCCCTGTCTTCGATCCATAACGGCCTCTTGGAATCGACCACAACGAGCTGTTATCATCGCCGTCCAGACGGTACCTTTCTCGATGGTGGATGAGCAAATGGTGGAGAATGCCCTCGTTATTCCAAAGTTGTTTTTGATACATATTCCCAAGACTGCTGGAACAAACATTTTCGTATCTTTGTCAGAACAAGTTCCTGCAGAAATGATCTGCCCGGTCCGTTTCAACGATCTTCATGTTGTACCAAAAAGTCTGCTCAACAAGTGGACGTATTTCGTCCTTCATTGCGGCTTTTCTCACATAAGAGTCATTGATGGTCATCTGATCACTGCCACGTTTATCAGAGATCCAGTCGAGCGCTTCATTTCGATGCTGCGTTTCCTGCGACGACAGAAAGACAATCCGTCAGGATTGATGACCATACTTAATTCTATTAACGATTACGATTTTATCATGTCCAGTGAAACGGAGAACTTCGCGACTCATCTGGCAAACGATGCTACCTTCAGGCTGTCCCAGACTGAATTCGCTGCAAGCGAGTACGACCCAGGCGTTAATATCGCAGATCTCGCGGAATCCAAACTTGGCGTGGCAAGCGAGAATCTCGAGAAGTTAGATTATATAGGCCTTTCGGAGTGTTTCGATTTCTCCTTTATGAACCTTTGCGGCATTCTTGGCATTTCCGCAAGTCAAAAGGGCCGCAAAATCAATGCCTCTGCCGAGCAGCGTCCGAGTATTTATTCCGACGAGGCTGTCCTCACGAGGATAAAGTACCTCACTCGGTTCGATAATGAAATTTATCAACGTGGATCGAAGATTTTTTACGACAAAAACGGCGGCATGAAATTCGAGTTAAGTGCTATTTCGGGAGTCCTGCAAGAGCGCGCAGGAATGAAGTACGTGGTTCACGCCAAGAATGGGCACGTTCTAATCGGGCCCTACATTGATCTGCCAGCCGGTAGATACAAACTCGAATTCCAGATCCTGGAGGCGGAACTCAATTCCAACACAGGATATCTTCGGTTTGATGCCACCGCGGGCATGGGATCACATCTTTTGGCAGTACACGAAGAAGCGGTGACAGATAGTAGAATATCGAACAAAACGATCATATTCGATTTCCAGCTGCTTGAATTTTCGAGCAACATCGAGTTTCGCGTTGCGACGGAGGGAGTGACGGCAGCCGTTTCACGTCATATTCTTGTTAAGAGGATTTTTTGAACGATACTATAAGCCAGACTTACTATTTTTTGCGTGAGTGTTGCCATGATAATGCTGTATCAATCGCAATTTGCGATCGTCAAAGGGTTTGGACTAGCGTCCATGCCCTATATACAGTTACTTCATGGGGCACATATACGCCTGTTTATCAGGCGACATACTATGGAGGATTACGTCAACCGCGTTCGGCGAGCGTCGGTTGCTTCCCAGGCGGCGCTTGAGCGAAGCCGAAATCCGCAGGTCGACGCGATCCGTTGGATTTCGCATAGGTCGGCGCTTGTCAAAGACCCCGTCCGCGGCGGCAGTGGCCAAGTTGCCGTCCACCGGCAGACAGGAACAGGATTTCGCGGCCCGGCACCGTCGCCGGCGCCACGACCGTACGAACCGCACTTCCTGCAAGCAGTGCGGCACCCTCGCTCGTCCCCAACGCGAGGGGTCCATCGCCAAGCCGTGGCCGTGCAGCCAGCGCAGAGCAGTGGCGACCGTGCCCGAGACACCGCGCTCGCCGCCGCCTCGCGCGGTCGCCACCCACGCGCAGGACCGAGCGCCGGGCCGGCGCGGGGCGGTTCCATGTGCATCGACGCGCGGCCATGCCGCTCGGGCGGTTGCCGCGGCTGCGGATGCGGCGGTCATGGCCCCGGCCGGTCATCGGGCGTCGATCGGCCGATCCCCTCTGGACGGGCCCGGTCCCTGCGGCCGGCCTCCGCTCCCGCCGGGTCCCGCGGGGCCCGGCCTTTTCGTCGGCTCAGACGTAGAGGCGTTCCTTCTCCAGCCCCTTGTAGAGCCCGGCCACCTGCTCGGCGTAGCCGTTGAACAGGAGGGTCGGCACCCGCTGGTCCGTGCCGAGCACCCGCTCGCTCGCCTGACTCCAGCGCGGATGCGCCACGGCCGGGTTCACGTTGGCCCAGAACCCGTACTCGGACGCCTGCAGCGCCTCCCAGAAGGTCTTCGGGCGCTCGGCCGTGAACGTGATGCGGTTGATCGATTTCACCGACTTGAACCCGTACTTCCACGGCACGGCCAGCCGCAGGGGCGCGCCGAACTGGTTGAGCAGCGGCCTGCCGTAGACGCCCGTCGCCAGGAAGGCGAGGTCGTGGTTGGCCTCCGCCAGCGTCAAGCCCTCGGTGTAGGGCCAGGGATAGAAGAACTGCCGCTGGCCCGGCGCCATCGCCTTGTCGAGGAAGGTCTGCATCTGGATGTACTTCGCCTCGCCGGTGGGCCTGGCGAGGGCGACCAGGGCGGCGAGCGGGAAGCCCGTCCAGGGCACCGCCATCGACCACGCCTCGACGCAGCGGTGCCGGTAGAGCCGCTCCTCGAGCGGCATCTTGCGCACCAGATCCTCGAAGCCGATCTCGAACGGCTTCTCGACCAACCCGTCGATCCGGATCGTCCAGGGATCGACCTTGAGGGCGTTCGAGGCCGGGGTCACCGTCTTGGCGGTGCTGTACTCGTAGAAGTTGTTGTAGTCGGCGCTATAGCGCTCCTCGGTGAGCGGCCGGTCGAGCGTGTAGGCCGCGTTGCGCTTGGCCGGGTAGAGGTCGGCGGTCCTGCGCGCCCCGGTCCCCTCCCCCGGCACCGCGGCGCGGGCGGGCCCCGCCAGGGCGGCGGCCGCGAGGCCGAGGCCGCCCAGCAGCGCCCGGCGGTCGAAGAACAGGGCTTCGGGGGTCGCCAGATGCTCCGGGATCTCCCAGCCGTGCCGCGCCTTGATGTGCATGCTCGTCTCCCTGCGGCGGCCGCGCCGCCCTCCTGCCGGGCCGCCGATCCACGGTGGCCGATCCCCGGCAGATCGGCACGCGGCGGCGCCGACGCCAATCACGGTTCGGCGAGGCCGGATCCGCGGTTACTCCGCGGCGGGCGGCGAACCCGCCCGGGCGGGCGCCAGGCCCGCCCCGGCCGGCGGCAGCATCGTCCGGGCGAGGGGCAGCGGGCGACCCTGCAGGGTCGCGGCACGCACGCGCAGCGCCTGCGCGGTCCCGGCCGCGAGGGCCGCCGCGACACCGGCGACCTCCTCCACCGGCACCAGCACGAAGACGTCCCCGCCCTGCCCCGAGAAGCGCAGGGCGAGCGTGTCGCCGCTGTCGATCACGTCGGCGGCGGAGAGCCGCGCGGACGGCAGCACGGTCGGCTTCGTGACGCCCATGGGAAAGTTGGTCCGTTGTCCGTAGAGCCGCCAGCATAAGGCAGTGACCTTGCGGCAAGACAAGGGCACGATCGCGCCGCGCTGCAGCGAAGAAAACCGCGGACACCACGGACCGCCCGTGCGATAGAGCCGCATGCCCGCGAAGAATTCGAAGCACATCGCCTACACGGTGGCGGTGTCGGCCCCGGCCGACGAGGCCGGGAGCGTGGCGCTGCAGGTCTACGTGGCGATGGCGCCGGACGCGCCCCGCGCCCTCGCGGCCGTGCGCGCGGTGGCGGCCCCGGACGCGGCGGTGGAACTCAGCGGGACGCTCTCGGACCGCCTGACCGCGCGCCTCAAGTTGCGGCCCGGCGAGGTGCGGCCGATCTGACGGGTGTGGCCCGACCCGCCGCGGCCCTCAATCGGCGCCGTCGCGCAGTTCGCGGCGCAGCACCTTGCCGACATTGCTCTTCGGCAGCGTCCCGTGGAAGACGAATTCCCGCGGGACCTTGTAGGCCGTGAGGTTCTTGCGCGCGAAGGCGCGCAGGGCGTCGGCGGTGAGGTCGGGGTCGCGCCGCACCACGTGGGCGACGACCGTCTCGCCGGTCTCCGGGAGCGGCCGGCCCACCACCGCCACTTCGAGCACGCCCGGATGCGTCGCGAGCACGTCCTCGACCTCGTTCGGGTAGACGTTGAAGCCGGAGACCAGGATCATGTCCTTCATCCGGTCGACGAGGCGCAGCTGCCCGTCGGGCTGCAGCACGGCGACGTCGCCGGTGCGGAAGAACCCGTCCGGGGTCATCACCCGGGCGGTCTCGTCGGGCCGGCGCCAGTAGCCGGGCATGACCTGCGGGCCGCGCACGCAGAGTTCGCCCGCCTCGCCGGCCGCCACCTCCTGCCCGGCGGGATCGCGCACCGACACCTCGGTCGAGGGCACCGGGTAACCGATCGTCCCCGACCACTCGGTCAGGTCGCGGCGATTGATCGAGACGACGGGCGCGGTCTCGGAGAGGCCGTAGCCCTCGATGATCGGCTTGCCGGTGAGCGCCTTCCAGCGCCGCGCCACCACGGCCTGCACCGCCATGCCGCCCGCATTGGCGTATTCGAGGGCGGACCAGTCGACCTGGCCAATGTCGGGATGGTTGAGGAGCGCGTTGAACAGCGTGTTCACGCCCGACAGGTTGGTGAAGCGGTTCGTGCGCAGCAGCTTCACGAAGCCCGCGATGTCCCGCGGGTTGGGCACCAACAGGCAGCACGCCCCGAGCCGCGTCATGAAGAAGAAGCAGCAGGTCAACCCGTAGATGTGGTAGAGCGGCAGCGCCGTGACCATGACGCGGCCGGGGCCCTCGTCGTCGCGCATGCCGAACCAGAGGCGGCTCTGCTCGATATTGGCGGTCACGTTGCGGTGGGTGAGCATCGCACCCTTGGAGATGCCGGTCGTGCCCCCCGTATATTGCAGGAAGGCGAGGTCGTCGGGCGCGATGTCGACCGGCGTGAAGCCGGCCCCCCGGCGCCCGGCCGCGAGGCTCGCCCGGAAGGCGACGAAGCGCCCGGCGGGCAGGCTGTAGGGCGGCACCGCCTTCTTCAGGTGCCGCGAGGCGAGATCGATCAGCCGCCCGCGCAGGCCGAGCGCGTCGCCGGGCCCCGCCACCACCACCCGCTCCAGGCCGGGGAGCGCGGGCAGCGCCTCGGCGACCACGCCGGCGAAGTTCTCCAGCACGATCAGCACCCGGGCGCCGGCATCGCCGATCTGGTGGGTGAGCTCCCGCGCCGTGTAGAGCGGGTTGACGTTGACCGCGGTCGCCCCCGCGATCAGGGCGCCGAACAGGGCGATCGGGTAGGCCGGGACGTTGGGCAGCATCAGGGCGACGCGGTCGCCCTTGCGGATGCCCTGCGCCTGCAACCAGCCCGCGAAGGCCTCGGCCCCCGCCCTCAGGTCCGCGTAGGTGAGGTCCGCCCCGAAGCAGCGGATGGCCGGCCGGTCGGCGAAGCGCGCGGTCGATCGGGCGAAGAGGTCGGCGAGGGTGCCGAGCTGGTCGGTCGCGATCTCCGCCGGGACGCCCTCGGGATAGGCCCGCAGCCAGGGCCGATCCGGATGGCTGGGCGACGGAACGCGCACAGGGTCACCCATGTCTCTCCTCCCGATGCGCCGAACCGGGCGCCGCTCGATCGTGGTGCGTCCGGCCGGTCCGGATCGTCTCGCCGGGGGCCTCCGGGGTGCCGCGGGGGCCTCCCGCGACCATGCCTAGCCTTTTGTTTTGGCGAAGATTTTTGGTGAAGACCGGCGGCCCGGCTCCGACGCCTGCTTAGCGCCTCCGGGCCCCCGATTCAACCGGGGCGGCGCAGCCCGGCCAGGACTGCGTGGGGCAGGAAGGCGGCGAGCACGAGCCCGGCGGCGAGGAGCGCCTGCGCGCCGTCGAGGGGCCGCTGCGGCCAGGCGGCGAGGCCGGCGGCGCGGCCGAGGCCGAGGAGGCCGAGCGCCCACCAGAGCGCGAGGGCGCGCGCGGCCAGGGCCGGGAGCCAGCCGGGTTTCCGCCGCCGCCCGCCGACGAGTCCGGCGAGCGCCAGCCCCGCCCCGAACGGGAGCAGGGCCGCGAGGGCGCCGAGGGCCCGGGCCGCCGCCAGTGGCACGCCGTTCAGGAAGCTCATGCCCCCGACCATGAACCCGGCCCTCAGGACCGCGCCGCCGAAGGTCGGGTAGAGCGAGAGGCCGAGGAGCAGGGCAGTGCCGAGGACGGCGCCGGCGAGGCGGCGGGCGGCGGAGCGGTCGAGCGCCTCGGCGGTCACCGCGAGGATGCGGGCGACCCCGTAGATAATCGCGACGGCGTAGAGGGGGAATTGGTCGAGGAAGAAGCCGTAGACCCAGGCCCCGTAGCCGGCTGCCTCGGCGCGGGCCTGGCTGAACCCGGTGAGCGCCGCGAGCCCGACCGCCGCCAGGGCGGCCGCCAGGGGGACGAGCGCCGCGACCAGCGTGCGGCCGGAGAAGATCATGCGCCCGCCTCCCCTTCGCGCGAAGCTGCCCCCACGCCCAGGCTTACACCGCGGCGGGTGGGGTTGGAACCGGGCGCCGGGCGCGGCACCGGGACGGAGTCCCGCCCTCGCGCCGCCGGTCCCGGATCCCGCGACGGCGCCCGCCTTCGGCGGGGTCCGGCTTCGACGGGGTCCGGCTTCGGCGGGGTCCGGCTTCGGGGAGCCGGCTTCGGGGAGCCGGCGGGACGTCCGGAGACGCGGCGCGCTGCCGTCGCACCGCGCCGTGGCCGCGCGGGTCTCACCCCCGCGGCGGCGCGGTCCCCTCCACGGCGCAGCGGATCTCGCCATCCGTGCAGCTCAGCACGATGGAGACGGCCGCGAGCGGTCCGCCGGGCGGAAGCGCTGTTCGCGCACGGTCTCGGGCTGCGGCTCTGCTGCCATGGCGCAGACCTCAGATGACGACGATGTTTGACAGTTCGGTCGCGCTGAGAAGGTGCGGGATGTAGAGCAGGCGCCGGAGATAGCCGTTGAGCTGAGAGCCGCCGGCGTAGTGCCCGATGTCCAGCGTGGTCAGGCTCGTCGGCACGGGCCAGGTTGCTGTCGCGACCGATCCGTAGAGGTAGTCGTTGCCGCCGCCAGACTTCGCGGCGATCCAGGCGGAGTCTCGGTACGTGAAGCCCGCACGGATCAGGCCGAACTGCGGCGCGCCGTACATCGCGAGGCCGACGCCGGACGCCGCCACACCAACGGCCGGACCGAAATGACTCCGGCTCATCCCCATGAATGCGCCGCCCTCACCGCGCAGGGCGAACACCTGCTGATCCGAATACGGGCTGCCGTTGGCGATGAACTCGGCGACGAAGGTGCCCTCGACCGGGTTGAACCAGTCGCCCACGGCGAGGGATGCCGTCCGGCCGCACGGGTCGATAGGCCTGCGCCTGACCGCATCGGGGAGGTCGCCTCTTCCCGGGCCTCCATGGAGATCGACAGAACATCGTAGCCGTTGTCGGGGTCCCGCGCCCACCGCCCGAGGCCGACCGTGATCCCGGTATGGCCGTGGGTGTTGCAGGCCGCGAGGATGCAGCGCCACGCCCCGAACGGCGCCGGGACCATCCCGCAGGAGGCGCCGGTGCCAGAGACGACCTTGCCGAGCAACAGGTCGTAGACGGCGCTGCCGCCCTGGTTCCCCGATCCGCCGTGGAAGTGGATGGTGGCCTCGATGGACCTGACCCCGCCGGGGATCGCGCGCGCCGTGAACGCGGCCGAGTACGCGGCGTCGCCGGACCCGACGGCGATGTTCCGGGTGATCAATCCGCGCGACGACCCCGTGTCCACCATGCGGGTGCCGATGCTGCGACCGTCGAGGCCGGAGACGGAGCCGACGTATAGCTGGAGGCCCGTCTTGGTCCAGGCGTCGTTCTCGAAATCCTCGGTG
This window harbors:
- the msrP gene encoding protein-methionine-sulfoxide reductase catalytic subunit MsrP translates to MHIKARHGWEIPEHLATPEALFFDRRALLGGLGLAAAALAGPARAAVPGEGTGARRTADLYPAKRNAAYTLDRPLTEERYSADYNNFYEYSTAKTVTPASNALKVDPWTIRIDGLVEKPFEIGFEDLVRKMPLEERLYRHRCVEAWSMAVPWTGFPLAALVALARPTGEAKYIQMQTFLDKAMAPGQRQFFYPWPYTEGLTLAEANHDLAFLATGVYGRPLLNQFGAPLRLAVPWKYGFKSVKSINRITFTAERPKTFWEALQASEYGFWANVNPAVAHPRWSQASERVLGTDQRVPTLLFNGYAEQVAGLYKGLEKERLYV
- a CDS encoding phage head spike fiber domain-containing protein, translated to MVALGRLGALTPAGVSLDLNPLTGLAMVSGVKSSLEDAITFARAGTAWDYDVGGLLRQAAAGMPRLSYHPHSGLPLGLLIEPPSADLWDRTEDFENDAWTKTGLQLYVGSVSGLDGRSIGTRMVDTGSSRGLITRNIAVGSGDAAYSAAFTARAIPGGVRSIEATIHFHGGSGNQGGSAVYDLLLGKVVSGTGASCGMVPAPFGAWRCILAACNTHGHTGITVGLGRWARDPDNGYDVLSISMEAREEATSPMRSGAGLSTRAAGRHPSPWATGSTRSRAPSSPSSSPTAARIRISRCSPCAVRAAHSWG
- a CDS encoding sulfotransferase family 2 domain-containing protein, which produces MVENALVIPKLFLIHIPKTAGTNIFVSLSEQVPAEMICPVRFNDLHVVPKSLLNKWTYFVLHCGFSHIRVIDGHLITATFIRDPVERFISMLRFLRRQKDNPSGLMTILNSINDYDFIMSSETENFATHLANDATFRLSQTEFAASEYDPGVNIADLAESKLGVASENLEKLDYIGLSECFDFSFMNLCGILGISASQKGRKINASAEQRPSIYSDEAVLTRIKYLTRFDNEIYQRGSKIFYDKNGGMKFELSAISGVLQERAGMKYVVHAKNGHVLIGPYIDLPAGRYKLEFQILEAELNSNTGYLRFDATAGMGSHLLAVHEEAVTDSRISNKTIIFDFQLLEFSSNIEFRVATEGVTAAVSRHILVKRIF
- a CDS encoding AMP-binding protein; protein product: MGDPVRVPSPSHPDRPWLRAYPEGVPAEIATDQLGTLADLFARSTARFADRPAIRCFGADLTYADLRAGAEAFAGWLQAQGIRKGDRVALMLPNVPAYPIALFGALIAGATAVNVNPLYTARELTHQIGDAGARVLIVLENFAGVVAEALPALPGLERVVVAGPGDALGLRGRLIDLASRHLKKAVPPYSLPAGRFVAFRASLAAGRRGAGFTPVDIAPDDLAFLQYTGGTTGISKGAMLTHRNVTANIEQSRLWFGMRDDEGPGRVMVTALPLYHIYGLTCCFFFMTRLGACCLLVPNPRDIAGFVKLLRTNRFTNLSGVNTLFNALLNHPDIGQVDWSALEYANAGGMAVQAVVARRWKALTGKPIIEGYGLSETAPVVSINRRDLTEWSGTIGYPVPSTEVSVRDPAGQEVAAGEAGELCVRGPQVMPGYWRRPDETARVMTPDGFFRTGDVAVLQPDGQLRLVDRMKDMILVSGFNVYPNEVEDVLATHPGVLEVAVVGRPLPETGETVVAHVVRRDPDLTADALRAFARKNLTAYKVPREFVFHGTLPKSNVGKVLRRELRDGAD